The nucleotide sequence TTGGTCTCGGTTCCGTTGGTGCCCACCATGGCTGGGAAAATGTCCTGCAGCTCGGACTGGTACTCGCCCACGGATGCCATCGAGGCGTAAATGGCCGAGGCAATGGCCGAAATCAGGGCCGGCATGCCGTGCAGGTTGTGCACGCCACAGGTGTCGTGCAGCCTCAGATTGGCGGTCATCCAGGGCTGGAAACCAGTTCAAAGGATTATAAATGGACAGCTTTGTGCATTGAATAACAGAAATTTTAGAACCAAGGTTTAAAAAGCTAAGAGTTGGTCCTTAAAACAAAATTACTGAATGAGTTACTAATATTTCTCCATTTTAAGTTATTAGAAGAATTAAAACTTTGAATGGAGGCACATGGAACTACTTTCCGGGAAATATCACTGGTCTAAAATCAGAGTAATATGTATATTCTTTTATTAAGGGTTAGTTCCTTTTCAAATAAAATGGTAAACGTTACTAAAATTAACTTTTTgtcattaaaatcaaatttaatatGCTTTCAATTATACTGTATGCTAAATATTAGAGCAATTCATTATTTCTAAAGTGGCTTCTCAGATTTATTATCAATTACTAAATAAAGACACATTAAAGAAGAAGAGCAATGAATTTCCCTTAAATTCTCAACAATCTAGATCGCAAGATGTGCTGTCTGAATTTGAAATATAGTAATTAATGGCCAGTGCCGAcattaaattgaataaaagTGAAACATGGCCAGGGAGTCAGTGTGTCATCTGAAAAGTGCAAATTTATTTACTGCTCCAGCGAGCGTAACCGAAAAGAGGGAAAACCCCACGGATTTCGGTGCTGCGTGGTCGTAATGCAAATGGAAGTCCGCCGGATTCCGGGATGAAGTCCGGCGGAATACGGGATGCGGCTGACCGGCGGGCAACAAACTTTACTCATTAGCGTCGCATTTTTCCTGGGCGCACTAATTAAAGCGAAGCCATCGCCAGCTAGATATAGTTCTAGTTCCATTCCAGGTTCGCGATTTGAATAGCGGGCTTATGCTTGTATGGGGCGGGTATTATGGACCCTTTGGGTTTTCAATTTCTACTTTTTTTCTGGCAGTTTCAGCCTGCCAAACTTACGGTTAAATAGCGATAGCCGAGCACCGAGACCGTGCCGGCGATAATGCCAATTAAGACGGCTCCGTGGGCGCCGAGCAGCAGGTTGCACACCGTGCCCACGGCCACTCCGCCGGCGAGGGTCGAGTTCTGCACGTGCACCATGTCCAATTTATTCTCGTGGCTGACAAGCGCGGATACGACGAAGGTGGTCACTGTGGAGTAGAACAACGGAGTAGGGGGCGTTAGGATGATGTTCCCAGGAACAGGACAGCACAGAACATGGCTAAAAACACGCAGGGCAGGGAGGCTGCGGCTCGCATTTATGGTTGGCGGGCGGATTGAATGTGAAGCCCGGCCAGTGAATTTCGTATGGACTGGCTTAATTACATGATATTAATGCATTTTTGAATGAGTCCCAGGTAGGTTCATTAGGGTGCGCAAAAGTACTGGGGCTTGCTGTTAAAAATGTGGCTTGAACGGGGAGTTCTTTAGGGGGAGTTTGGTTAGACTTATTATTTGtgcattttaaatttgtattgcGTTTACAAGGagtatgtttttaaattacttttCTGTTTATCATTGTTTAATTAATGTATATTTTGAAAGATATATTACCAGTTGTTTTGGTaagcaaaaaatatttttatcatACGGAACAATTGTAAATGATAGTAGAAAAATTGTatacattttgtttaatatgtttgttaaaaaaaaactattagtaaaatcttttttttacttCGAGTTTTTCTAAAATTATTATCATATTACCAATGCTCTAACTGTaatgcatacatacattccTCTGGAAAAGGGTAAACTCTTTAAAAAACTCAATCAATTGCTAACGATACATTAAACAGAATAATCACGTATACGACTTGTTGAACAGCAAACTCTGCATTTTCTCTGCTATTTATTCACTGCCTGTTTCTGCAGTGAGCAAACTCAGTTGCATGCTAAAATCCTTCGCATTCATAAACCTTCCTTTTTAGATTCTCTAAGACCAACAAGCAGCTATCGCTAATCACTCGACCAGCAGGAATGACACACCCAacacagcaacagcaactgaACCGCACTTTTGCAATAAACacaaaactaataaaaatgtaaacacgACAGTGGCAAGATCCCTTTGGATTTCCCGAGGATTTCCAACTGGGGGAGGACCCCTTAGTATTATGTCGCCTTTCCGCTGGCCACAGCACAGCAAAATAACAAAACAAGGACGCTTCGGTTTATGACCGGCAGCCAGCATAAATCTCGGCTGAATAACactaaatacttaaaaatctCCATTTTATGGCGGAGCATATGTTGCAGCCATaataatttgcataaattagtTGGGGCCAGGCGTCGGTTGGCCACTGCAAATAAGTAAGGCAAATCTCAACCGACGTGTTGGCCAAACAGGGGACAGTTCCGGCAGAGGGGAAAGTCCAACCGCAACAATTTCAAAACAGCTTTTGACGTTGTCCGGGCAACGCAAAACAACGAGAACAGCAAATTCTGgcttaaaaatcaattaaacaGCTTTTTTACAGCCGGTCCCCATCCTCGTCGTCCTGCTCGAGGACTAAACCAAAGCCAAGCCAACGGCATCCGAGATTCAGGATTCAGGACAtcagctgctgctgttgcttttgTTTAGTTGCCTTCTCCTGCTCGAAcattaaacaatttaaattaacGCCAATGGTGTCACTTGCGACTGTAAAATGTGTTTTGTGCTTAGCGTTGTTGGCCAATGCGGGCAGCCTCCCCTCTTTCGACCCCTAAAAATCCACCCTGCTGACCAGACTGGAGTTCTAAACGGACCCTAACCAAAAAGCACAcagaagaaaataaaataactcGACCATCTATTCAAAGattagaaaatatatataacccATGGCTTACCAATACAGTTATCTTAATTAATGAATTTTTAAACTTCTCGTTTTTATATTCCCATTATATTTTATCTCGATTACGATTTAAAATAcctattttaattttataatttgtatttaattaataaCAAGTGTATGGTTAAACCAATAAtaaactaatatttttttactcaCTTAGTTTACGTTCATTAAAATAATGGCAACCTTTTCTGAATACCTGCTATTAAATgtgtttctttttaaatttatattttactaGTAAGAGCTCATCGTAAGttatgaataaatatttatttagatCTGGTTAGGGTTACTTGGAATGAAATGTGTCCTTAGCAAAATAAACATTATAGTAAGAATGTTTGGCAAAAATATGGacgttatatatttaaaattttggtCTCTGAAttttttcattaaaccttAGGAACGGTTTTCTATACATAGATTTAAGcttttgtattaaaaaattccTATCATATCATTTTTCCCTGTGCACACCTAGGAGAAGGTCCAGACGACGTTTCGGCTCATTTTGTGCCTGGTGTGAAAACAACAACTGGGGCGTATTTTTGCTGTTGGCGCCGCATTCGGACACCAAATGGCGTCGTCTGACCCGATCCCCTCCTGCTCCTTCGCCTGCTAGTCCTCCTACTCCTGGTCAAAACCAATCCTGCTGGCCAGGCCATGCATGTCCGCCCGCATGGCCAACATGGACCAGCGTGGCCACACCCACTAGACCGCCTCTAATTTCAGCATTGAACTGAACCCCAGCTTTAGTTTAATTAAGGCAACAACTAGTGAGCCAAGCAACCGGCCACCGAATGGACAAGGACACGCCGGCCAGGACATGCGGGAGTTGctgggggggaggggggtttAGGCCACTGCAACGGACGGAGCCGCACGTTGACTCAACTAATCGCACATCCTTCCGCATAAAATGTCCATCCCCATCCCCTCGGCAGCTCCCAACATGGATACTCTAGGATGTCTATCCTTGGGATGGGGTCATCCCAGTCGGCCGCCCAGATTGGAATTCATTGATTCAGTTTCCTCTGGCCCCAGATATGAATTGCAACTAAATTTGAATATGCACTTTATTGAGACGAGAATTTTTAACTCAAATTAAGATGTACTCGGGCAAAGCTGAGAGTGCTTTTCAAAGAGCAAAGAAATTATGGGCAAAAAAGCAAAATGAAATACTAACAAGTGGTACTCTTGAAAACATACAATATGAATCATTTATATGGTTCGCATTCCATTCGGGCAATTAAAAATGCGAAAAATCACTGTGAAGTGTTCTTTGTTCGGCATATAAAGTTAATGAACTTTGGCAAAAGAATTTTTAAGttggcaaaatatttaataaccAATATGGAAATATATACTTGATTTAATTGCTGGCAATGggataaataatttaaatcgTTTATTCAAACAAAAGATGTATTTGACTCGGAAATTGGATCGTAGGAAGTGGGTTTCATTGTGTATGTAAAGTGTTTTTGAACTTATTTCATTgttggaaaacaaaaatgtaaataccAATGGGAAATTAATGAAGAGAAAAATGCGTTCGTAACTAACGttgttaaatattatatttaattaatgagaaaaatattttataattattttaaatattttattatgacaaaatacattttctaGGGTGTTTATTTCGACGACTAAGTCCCCCTAAAATTTCGCCCAGCTCTTGGTAACTCATGTGCCTTTTAAGGTGTTACCTCCGCCACCGTAACGTGAGGGCTTTAATACCATGGCCAGAAGAGCCGGAGCAGAAAGCCGGCGAGACTCCGGCCACAGTTAGCCAAGTGACGCCCCATCCCGAGTTGGCTTATCTCAGCTGCTGGCCCTACTATTATTACTGGccctgttgttgctgccgggCGTCCTTTGTATACATTTAATTTGTGTTTTGTTATTTACATTAACCGAGCGAGTCAACCAAGGCAAAGCCCCACCCCGGGCTGCTGCTTTTAGCACATTTTCTATATGTGCCCGGCCAGGACTGGACCTGAATGGGATTTACCAGTGACTACCGACTGCCTCGACTACTGACCCACCCATCGGACCAGGCAAATGCCGGACAGGCTGGCTCGTTTTTATGTGCGCTACGtgctcaaaataaattttcaaatgtGTTAACGAAACTATTTGACATTTAATTAGTTTGTGAGTCGCATGCGAAAGGACCTGAAAAGGGGCATTGGGCTGGGGCGAAAAGCTGCCTGCGAACCTTTTCAATTTCATCGGGAGCCGTGCTAATAGGCCCGCCAACATTATAATTAACAAGGCCTAAGGAGACCATAGGAATGACCCAGCCGGGCGTGAAGATATGTGCGAGTGGGCGAAGATGGCCGGAAGATATGTCCGGAGATGGACGTTGGACGGCGGAATGTCCTCCAGCTGCCCTCCACTTGAGCCGGCTAATTGCCGGGGCACGTGACTCACCTGTTGCCGCGGCTAATGACAGGAACGTGTTCAAAATGGCCCGCTCGCCGCCGGCTCCCTCGGCCAGAACGGAGTTAAAGCTGGGCCAGTACACCCACAGGAAGGTGGTGCCGATCATGGCGAAGATGTCCGAGGTGTAACTGGCGCCCTCCAGCTTTCCCGCCTCATTTTGGTCGCTGGCGGGCCTCAACATTAAAGCCACCGCCAGTCCAAAGTAGGCGCCGAAGGCGTGGACGGTGATGGAACCTCCACAGTCGCAGATCTGTCAAGGATAAAGCATTTAGGatcaataaatatatttatagctatttttaaaaaattatttatatttattcaaGAGAAGAAAGCAATCCACTTGCCCATACATATGCCTACTTATCGAAATAATACTTAAACTATGACTAGAAACATTtgtaatttataaaatactaCACAAAAGGTAACACccttaataaaatttttttttaaataagttaTATTTCCAAATTAagattaaacaaaaattaaaacaaaagttGTTCACGTCTAATGCGCAATATAGTATTAAACGTGTCTATCTTTGAACAACATTTGGTAATGAACAGGTAATATAAATTCAGCTAGCCCATGGGCTGTCCTTAAATTACATGtttagaaaatatttcaaatccTTCTACAACTTGTGTTAATTAATAGGTAATATAAATTCATTTAACCCATGGGGTGTTCtcaaaatatgtttacaaaatatttcaaatttcaTGTAATTATAATAAACGAAAATAATGCTTATTCCGCTTTCAAATTATGCCATTGAAGGCATTAGCAAAATGTCATGCTTTCTCCTAATATTATGCACGTtttgttttcaaatttattacACTGCTCTGATTAAGCTTATGGAAATCATCTGTTTGTTTTCCTAGCAACCCGAACTGCATAAAATTATCACCGAATTTTAGAATGCATTTTAATTCGGTTTGCATACGGTATGACCCATTTGTCACGACCTGTTTAAACCTATTTTCATAAATAAGTATtgagcaaataataaatattggtTCACAATTTGCTGAAATGTTTAGGGGAAATATGCCTTGCCACTgggtattttataataaagaTTTAGCCACTACTCACACTGAAAACATGCAGGGCCAGGTACTCGTTGGCCGCGAAGAGGGCCACCTCGAAGATGGACATGCACAGGAGCTGGATGGGCGTGGTCCTGCCCAGGAGGGCGCCCATGCTAATCAGGGGCACGGCGGCGGCAATGTCCGCATCAATGATGTTCTCCAGGGAGAGGCTGTGGGCGGAAAAGGAGGGGGATGCGATGAGCAGGAAGTGCGACAGGTGACACGCCCGCGGCCGCATAAAAAATGGCTACAACTTCACCCAGAAATGGCCGCCAAATGAAATGGAATACATTTTAAAGCATTTCAAGGCGGTTTATGTTTCTACACAGGAGAATAAAAAGTGAATTTAGAAAGTCAAATGGAAAGAAAAAGTTAGAGTGTAATATAACTAAGATTTTTAAAGGCCAACAATATTTTAGTccttaaaaaagttaaaattttaatgataaagttcacatttaaaattcaaactCATTAGTTATGTTGGCCtgtatttatgtaaatttgttgtttaaattcaaatgaatttattaattttttaagtgTTTAGTCTTTGCCATAAGTTATTTATTCCACATTCTTTCAGTACATTTGACTGTCAGGTTCTTTTTACAGCTGCTTGTCCTTTTGTTTGCCATTTGACTTGGGATTGTTGCCCATTTCACTTAGCATAAGTAGAGGATTCCACCCGAAGCCTCAGCCTCCGCCGAGCCCTCAGGTTGACTTCTTCATTTAAAGTAATTGCTTGAATTCATTTTCAGCTTCGGGGTATTTTTCTTCATTTGACATCACAATCTTATTTGTCAGTTGGGCTCTGGCCTCTAAGTCAAGCAATTAATAAATTGAACCCAGTTGCTGGAACTCACCTGATCTTGCCGTCCTCCATGTGGAGGAATCCCTTCATCAGGACGGCCCACTGGACCACCAAGGCGGCCATGAACAGGGTGAATCCAGTGGCACTGTAGCCGTATTTGCGCAGGAAGGTCATCAGGAAGCCAAAGCCAATGAAGATCATCACCTGGATGTCTTGGAACTCTGTGGGGAAATCAGGGCAGTTAGATTCTAGGAGGAGGAAGATGAGGAGGGTCTGTCCTGGCCAGCTGGGGTGCCAATTAATAGAGTCAAGTCGTTTCAATTAACCGCCCAATTGTCTGCTGCCAAAAGTCAATTGCATTGAGATTGATGTCACCAGGGCACCAAGACGCAATGGCAGCTGCCCCACTGTGGGGTGTGGATACCCCACCCCCAACCACCCACTTTTACACCACCCAACACCACCCACCAACCCCCACAAAACACCCCCTGTGTGCGTATGTGTGCCCGCGCGGGTGCAATTAGTGTGAAATAcggtttaatttatttattatgaaTTGCAACAAGTTGTTTACAGACgcatttgcataaattgaaattaatgACTTTAATTATTCATTTGTGCGCGTGTGTGTCGTATGTCCCATTGTTCGGTTTCGGTTCGTTTCAGTTCGGCAAAATGTACTATGTACCCTGTTCAGTGGCTGAAGTAATTAATGGAATTGGTGCCACGGGACCCAAAAGACTGCGGAGACTGTGCGAAAAAGAACTTCATTTATTTATGACCCGCCAACACTTGGCAAACAATGCGGGTCCTGCCCTGCCTTTGGTCCTGACCCCCATCTCATTCCCCCCAAAATAGAACAGGACTAGAGTTTATATCTATATATCGCTGGTTGGCAGGGGTAATAGCTTTATGTGGGCTTTGATTTAGAGCTTCAACTTGGTGtccttttaattgtttttgacCATTTTGCATCCGTTTTCCCTTTATTCGCATTCGGCTATTTTAATTACTTGGTTATCAATAGGATGTATACATTTCAATTGCTCAATTTTCAAGTAATTAATTCAATTCTTATAATAGATACATTTCTATTTTCGGATCTTATCTATTCACTATTAATTCATAGCCATTAAAACGGCGAAAGATCAAACGTTTTTTCAATGAATTAATAAGTTCTCAATTAATCATCatttaatatagttttttTGCGAGTCATAGAAAAACAAACATATGCAAAAGTTAAGCTGTTGCCAAGTTCTCTCAAGTTTAGTGCCTTTTATTAACCCTAGGCGGCTAATTAACCAAAAGAAATAAGTCTTAGGGCAAAGCTATATATAAAACTTTCACAcatttttactttactttaaaGGGCAGAtctaaaaataatttagatgatatttatttatttctgtGGAGTCGCTGTTTGATTAATTCAAGAAGAACTATAGCCATGAGCGTTCAAATGCACTGACTTTTATTGCACAAAAACTACCAAGCAAACAAACCAACAATAATATAGAAATAACGTATACAAACACCGAAAATGATATTTTTGCACGTTTGCTATAATTTTAGAGGGGTGAATCTAAATATATAACATTGTTCCCCACACAAGAGGTGCAATTTTAGGGGTTCCATGTAAACAAATCCCCCAACGTATAAAACAACTTTTGTATTTGATTTGTCAGTATGAAATGTTTGCACTGCTGCCATGCATATTTAGTTTAAGTGATTTTTATTAGACAAAGCGGGCTAATTAACCAacagaaaatgttttaaaaacacaaacaatAAAATGGTAGCTTGACTAAAgtcgtaaataaataataatttgattAGCAAAAGTGTTTGAGCTTTGGCCGAGTTGATTTAAATTTAGTGGATATTAGCTCTTGGTGgctaattaaacaaaaataaggAAAATTTGAAATGCATGGCCTATAAAAAAACAGTTTGGTCAACAGATATTTTCGCACATCTGTGGTTTTTTCAGTGCCAAATTTagagttaaaaaaaaatgggcGTTTCTAAGAAAACGGTGGCTAAGATACAAGCTCTTTCtatgaaaaaacaaaaactaataactcaaattattaaaaactaaaaaatcaATAGGCAAACTTtccttttttattaaaaatgtattaacaATTACCTTTTTATGTCAAATAAATTTCTCTAATAAATCTATAACTTCTTGAAAAATGGTTTACCAATGCTTTATTCTAGAGGCTTAAAACAGGACTCGTTTTTCTAAGAATGGCACAAAGGATGGGTTGAAAATCCCAGCTACTCACGCGGATATTTGGAAACGTGTTCGTTTGCTGATCCAGCGTCTTCGGCGCCGATTGCCCGGGGCAGCGCCGTCTTTTCGTAACGCACGA is from Drosophila suzukii chromosome 3, CBGP_Dsuzu_IsoJpt1.0, whole genome shotgun sequence and encodes:
- the Rh50 gene encoding ammonium transporter Rh type B isoform X1, whose amino-acid sequence is MHSPAAKVSGYVVLMIVQIIFLVLFWLFVRYEKTALPRAIGAEDAGSANEHVSKYPQFQDIQVMIFIGFGFLMTFLRKYGYSATGFTLFMAALVVQWAVLMKGFLHMEDGKISLSLENIIDADIAAAVPLISMGALLGRTTPIQLLCMSIFEVALFAANEYLALHVFSICDCGGSITVHAFGAYFGLAVALMLRPASDQNEAGKLEGASYTSDIFAMIGTTFLWVYWPSFNSVLAEGAGGERAILNTFLSLAAATVTTFVVSALVSHENKLDMVHVQNSTLAGGVAVGTVCNLLLGAHGAVLIGIIAGTVSVLGYRYLTPWMTANLRLHDTCGVHNLHGMPALISAIASAIYASMASVGEYQSELQDIFPAMVGTNGTETKIMGGLGRNATSQAGYQLFGIAVTLLIAIGGGILTGAVLKYTNFRNLKKDEQHQDEHYWEVPAGENKEEYLNMLAKLLDDDAAANSNSQSAANFNWRPFLLRNWNAIVPANNLYVRGALH
- the Rh50 gene encoding ammonium transporter Rh type B isoform X2; its protein translation is MHSPAAKVSGYVVLMIVQIIFLVLFWLFVRYEKTALPRAIGAEDAGSANEHVSKYPQFQDIQVMIFIGFGFLMTFLRKYGYSATGFTLFMAALVVQWAVLMKGFLHMEDGKISLSLENIIDADIAAAVPLISMGALLGRTTPIQLLCMSIFEVALFAANEYLALHVFSICDCGGSITVHAFGAYFGLAVALMLRPASDQNEAGKLEGASYTSDIFAMIGTTFLWVYWPSFNSVLAEGAGGERAILNTFLSLAAATVTTFVVSALVSHENKLDMVHVQNSTLAGGVAVGTVCNLLLGAHGAVLIGIIAGTVSVLGYRYLTPWMTANLRLHDTCGVHNLHGMPALISAIASAIYASMASVGEYQSELQDIFPAMVGTNGTETKIMGGLGRNATSQAGYQLFGIAVTLLIAIGGGILTGAVLKYTNFRNLKKDEQHQDEHYWEVPAGENKEEYELEKVDELLL